One segment of Microbacterium arborescens DNA contains the following:
- a CDS encoding ECF transporter S component — translation MSVQEDEKRFGEPDSLDAIARDLLALKDAAGPVSYAELVRRIAQLRVERGVNPAAAQPPRTTVYDAFRPGRARIDVGLLRDIVLALGADTAEADRWIRRYQATRRPDDVAPRVAAPPRPRPSPGSALPPSPRPTPQLPATPLAAPHPLVSRRVQALIMLGCLIVNFIGMSTVQLLHLPIYLDMAGTGVAAMIFGPWAGVIVGLSTNVFGFVVGAPGAAPFAIVNVAGALVWGYGIRRFGMGADLFRYVNLTLLVAVACSLVGAPLGVLMFGGYSGHGSDNVTSSIAGLGLPVVAAAFSANILTSIIDKMLSGFIALVGIAMLRTRVSIPTAQIPLVERLIVQSGQVSGNRIGWSPGAIAR, via the coding sequence GTGTCTGTGCAGGAGGACGAGAAGCGATTCGGCGAGCCCGATTCGCTCGACGCGATCGCGCGCGATCTGCTCGCGTTGAAGGATGCCGCAGGCCCCGTGTCGTACGCCGAACTCGTGCGTCGCATCGCGCAGCTGCGGGTGGAGCGTGGCGTGAACCCCGCGGCCGCGCAGCCCCCGCGCACCACCGTGTACGACGCGTTCCGACCGGGCCGGGCCCGGATCGATGTCGGCCTGCTGCGCGACATCGTGCTCGCGCTGGGCGCCGACACCGCTGAGGCCGATCGCTGGATCCGTCGGTATCAGGCCACCCGCCGGCCCGACGACGTCGCTCCGCGGGTCGCCGCCCCGCCCCGCCCGCGCCCGTCCCCGGGCTCCGCCCTCCCACCGTCGCCGCGTCCGACGCCGCAGCTGCCGGCGACCCCGCTGGCGGCGCCGCATCCGCTCGTGTCGCGCCGCGTGCAGGCGCTGATCATGCTCGGATGCCTCATCGTCAACTTCATCGGGATGTCGACGGTGCAGCTGCTGCACCTGCCGATCTACCTCGACATGGCCGGAACCGGCGTGGCGGCGATGATCTTCGGGCCGTGGGCCGGGGTCATCGTCGGGTTGAGCACGAACGTGTTTGGTTTCGTCGTCGGAGCCCCCGGAGCCGCGCCCTTCGCGATCGTCAACGTCGCCGGAGCGCTCGTGTGGGGGTACGGCATCCGCCGCTTCGGCATGGGGGCGGACCTGTTCCGCTACGTCAATCTCACGCTGCTCGTCGCGGTGGCGTGCTCCTTGGTGGGGGCTCCGCTGGGCGTTCTCATGTTCGGCGGGTACTCCGGCCACGGTTCCGACAACGTCACGTCGTCGATCGCCGGTCTCGGGCTGCCGGTCGTCGCGGCGGCGTTCTCGGCCAACATCCTCACGTCGATCATCGACAAGATGCTCTCGGGGTTCATCGCCCTCGTCGGCATAGCGATGCTGCGCACCCGAGTGAGCATTCCCACCGCGCAGATCCCGCTCGTCGAACGGCTGATCGTGCAGAGCGGACAGGTCTCGGGTAACCGGATCGGCTGGTCGCCCGGCGCGATCGCGCGCTGA
- a CDS encoding fibronectin type III domain-containing protein, with product MKKRHPSLAAASAALIAATLVVAGMALPAHADEPAGGAGPAGSATANEAVEAGPPVAAAGAAAVAPGPATPSSEPAVEPVAETPVVAAPVGEPVVAMPVAAEASASASAPAPAPAPAPAPAPESADLAAVSAAAGYVNDDGSGAGDDDTAANLPPQTGVTISIRVDGAEIGVGPIGERGPIERYELIVRPMDGGEPITRTSTTRTVFILTGLKPGTYEIEASLHNSYGATGTRNIWFAVPEVPGEPTVTIRDSSPTALLGEIWAAPLQTPFPEGVWPFYLPTTYTATLTGGGRTETREVDDVQGLGRFGFTDLEPSTTYTVTVTAHNAAGQSAPVSVQATTGAASGPAVPDPDGLNAGNRGDVVVDGTPAPGSTVTANVGRDLAGATIHGWLFSEPRYLGGATVTAEGAATFALPADIPAGSHRLALAADDGTTLGWSPVEVRPADVTTPPGPGGSQPGSGSGSGSGSGSGSGSGSGSGSGSAPGAGSGAEAGTGGAVSGNGAAGAANPAAGSGAASGVASAAAERRMLAATGGDAPWQLAIWGIAFLAAGAVGIARRRVAD from the coding sequence ATGAAGAAGAGACATCCCTCCCTCGCCGCGGCCTCCGCCGCGCTGATCGCGGCGACACTCGTCGTCGCCGGCATGGCGCTCCCGGCGCATGCCGACGAGCCGGCCGGGGGCGCCGGTCCGGCGGGGTCGGCCACCGCCAACGAGGCTGTCGAGGCGGGCCCGCCGGTTGCGGCGGCGGGAGCGGCGGCAGTAGCGCCGGGGCCGGCGACGCCGAGTTCGGAGCCGGCCGTCGAGCCGGTCGCCGAGACGCCTGTTGTCGCGGCGCCGGTTGGGGAGCCGGTCGTCGCTATGCCGGTGGCCGCCGAAGCATCCGCATCCGCATCGGCACCTGCACCTGCACCTGCACCTGCACCTGCACCTGCACCGGAGTCTGCTGACCTCGCGGCAGTCAGTGCCGCGGCCGGCTACGTGAATGACGACGGGTCCGGTGCGGGCGACGATGACACCGCCGCGAACCTGCCGCCGCAGACGGGGGTCACGATCAGCATCCGGGTCGATGGCGCAGAGATCGGCGTCGGCCCGATTGGCGAGCGCGGACCGATCGAGCGATACGAGCTCATCGTCCGTCCGATGGACGGCGGCGAACCGATCACGCGGACCTCGACGACCCGGACGGTCTTCATCCTGACCGGACTCAAGCCGGGCACGTACGAGATCGAGGCGAGCCTGCACAACAGTTACGGCGCGACCGGCACCCGCAACATCTGGTTCGCGGTGCCGGAGGTTCCCGGCGAGCCGACGGTGACGATCCGTGACAGCAGCCCCACGGCGCTGCTCGGCGAGATCTGGGCGGCCCCGCTGCAGACCCCGTTCCCGGAGGGGGTGTGGCCGTTCTATCTGCCCACCACCTACACCGCGACTCTCACGGGCGGCGGCCGCACCGAAACGCGCGAGGTCGACGACGTGCAGGGGCTCGGACGCTTCGGGTTCACCGACCTCGAGCCGTCGACCACGTACACGGTGACGGTGACCGCCCACAACGCGGCGGGCCAGAGCGCTCCCGTCTCGGTGCAGGCCACGACGGGTGCAGCTTCGGGCCCGGCAGTGCCCGACCCCGACGGTCTGAACGCAGGCAACCGCGGGGACGTCGTGGTGGACGGAACACCGGCGCCCGGCTCGACGGTGACGGCGAACGTCGGCCGCGACCTCGCGGGCGCGACGATCCACGGGTGGCTGTTCTCCGAGCCCCGCTACCTCGGCGGCGCCACCGTGACGGCTGAGGGCGCGGCGACGTTCGCGCTCCCCGCGGACATCCCGGCCGGTTCCCACCGCCTCGCCCTCGCCGCGGACGACGGCACCACGCTCGGATGGAGCCCCGTCGAGGTGCGCCCCGCCGATGTGACGACGCCGCCGGGGCCGGGCGGATCGCAGCCGGGGTCGGGTTCTGGGTCGGGGTCGGGGTCGGGGTCGGGGTCGGGGTCTGGGTCGGGGTCGGGGTCGGGGTCGGCGCCTGGGGCTGGCTCCGGGGCCGAGGCCGGCACGGGGGGCGCGGTCTCGGGCAACGGCGCTGCAGGCGCGGCGAACCCGGCGGCGGGTTCTGGGGCGGCTTCTGGGGTGGCTTCTGCTGCGGCCGAGCGGCGCATGCTGGCGGCCACCGGCGGAGACGCGCCTTGGCAGCTGGCGATCTGGGGCATCGCATTCCTCGCGGCGGGCGCCGTGGGGATCGCACGACGACGGGTCGCCGACTGA